From Syntrophales bacterium:
TTGAAGTCTCGGGTCAACCCTCCATGCTGTCTGTAATAATAACTTTCCTTCTTCAAATCTATCTTTTCCAAAATCAGGCGATATTATCGCGAGGTCTAAATCACTATCAGAATGAACATTACCTGAGGCGTATGAGCCGTAAAGAATGACCTGATCTATTCGGACCCCCTTTTTTACCAGAGCATCTACGAATCGCTTAATTATTTGCTTAATTTCTGTGTCAACCATTTATATACCTTATCCATTTCTGCAAATTTTTTGCGAGTAAATTCTTCTGTACATTTCTTGTGAAAATCCTTCTTTTCATCCGGATATCTTGCCTCCAAAAGGCTTTTCCCTGTTTCAAGATCATAGGCTGCACTTTCGAGCCAATAGTCGATTGTCTTATTTATGTCGAACATCATAAGAGAAGTTCCGTTTCATATGGAAATTTCTTTCACTTCGTATTCTTCCGGTACATCATCCATAGCCATCAGGAAATACGCATCCTTAATGTTTTCTTCCAATTTTTCGAGTGTTTCCCCCTGCGTCATAATTTCCGGATGTTCAAGGAGTTTACCCAGCCAAAATTTATCTGACTTCCAATAAATCATGGTCATTTTTGGTTTCATTGTCTTTCCTCCATTAAGGTCGGTCATCTGTTTCCTCGATACAGCCTCTGGTGTTGTTAAGTTTCGATTCATTTATATGGCAGCTTTATCTGATTAACTTCTGTGATAGCTTCAAATTCAGGATCTTTATGGACAAGGGTTGCCTTATAAACGAGCGCATAGGCGGCAATTATGGAATCTGCCAGCGATATTTTATGCCTTGCCTTGAGTTCTCCTCCCTTTAACAGAACCGGTTCATGTAGTTCCGCGATGTGGTTTGCCTTGATACTCTTTACGGTAGCATACCTTGATTCGGCAATTTCTATGCCCTTGTTCTGTATTGTTGTGTAATATATCTCAAATAGTACTATAGCAGGTAAAAGGATATCTTTTGTCCGCAGGATATTTTCAACCACATCGGCGCCTTCCTCATTGTCCATCATGGTCAGGATTGCTGACGTATCGGGAAGAAAGAGATCACCCTTCAAGTTTCTTGTCCTCCTCTCTGTCCCTCAGCAGGCCTTTGGTAAGTTCCTCCCCCTCGGAACAGCCTCTCAAGGCGCCGACAGGATCCTTCGGTATCGGGATCACCTTGATAACAGTGCCGGTGTCTATCCAGGCCACTTTTGTGCCCGTGTCTATCCCATATTTTTTCCTCAGCTTTACGGGAACCACTACCTGCCCCTTTTTTGTTATAACAGATTCCATTTGTTACACCCTTTTATTATTATTTCCTACTTATTGGAAGAATATAAAACTTTTTTTGAATTGTCAATGTAATATTTATCGTTGGTTTCGTTCCTCAACTGCTCAACTCTGATGAACTCGTAAAAAGTCAGTTTTTGTCACCCTGAATTTATTTCAGGGTCTCTAACTTGCTGAAATAATTAGATGCTGAAACAAGTTCAGCATGACAAATGGTGCAGTTTATGACTTTTTACGAGCTGCTCAATTCCGAATATTTATGGTTAGCCGAACAGCTTAAGACGCGGGATTCTGGAAAAGTGTTCCGTATTTCTTGTCATCAGAGGTAGATCATGGGTTATGCAGATTCCGGCTATAAGGATATCTTGATTTCCGATCAAATTTCCGGCTTGCTTCAAATCAGTGTAAATTTGTGCAGCCGTTGCGGCATCCGATTTTTCAAGGGGAAGAACCGGCATGATTGAAACCAGATCATTAATCTGTTTCAACCTTTTTGTACCGGTTATGCCGGCATAAAGTTCAAACACCGTTACAGAAGTCAAAGCCAGACAATCTTTATCAATAAGGCTGGCAACAGTTGAGGCAACGGGTTCTATGTCGGCGAAATAATCAATAATAACGTCGGTATCCGCGATTATGATTGTTTCCAATTTTCCCTCAGTTCGGCCAGCTTGGACCTGGTTTCTTCTGCTTCTTCCGCCTTCCAACTTCCTTTCATACGCAGGACGCCCTTTTTTATGTCTGATGCCTTAACCTGGTGAGCGATATAGTAGTCCAAAGCTTCCTGTATAATGCCGGAGTATCCTCGTAAACCCTTCTGTACGGCCAGAGACAGCAAAATGCTCCGATGCCTGTCTGAAATTTCTATGGTTGTTCGCATAATATTATTCTCACTTTGCATTTTTGAGTATTCTAATACTCAAATGCATAGATGTCAAGTTAGTATTGCTGGGGTTCGTTCCTTAAAAACATGGTTATGCCCTCAGTTATTTGATTGTGCTGACCAGACCTTCACCTTTGGCTGCTTTTTGAAGTCGGGCATCAAAGGTCAGCAGAAACAGTTCCGGGATTTCCTTCTGGATGCTTTTTGCTGTGGCAAGGTGCCACAGATTTGTTCCGCGCAGGGGCCATTTTGCAGATAGAGACTGAACAATTATCCATTCAGGCCAAGCGGCCAGTCGGCGCCAGGGACCTTTATCAAGTGTTTCGAAAGATGCCTGTGCCAGAATGTCGGCAACAACGCTTTCTCGTTGCATTCGGGCAATTACAGCGCATGCTTCGGCGTAGGCAAGCGTGGAGATAAAATGGACTCCTTCTTCATGTACCCACTTTTGTGCTGTATTGCTGTGCCTGTCTTTGAACAGAACTGACAAAATGGCAGAGGTGTCCCAATAGATAACTCTAAAATCATCATCCATTTTCCCTGTCCTCTCTCAGGAATCTTTGGGCTATATCATCTGGGACAGGAATGGGAGCGGGTACTTTCTTCCTGCCTTTTTCCGGGCAGGCTTCGAGCAAACCCTGATCTTCCAAATGCTTGATGCGTTCCGATAACGAAAGGTCTTCCTTTTGAATAGGTACAATCTTTCCAACTGGCCGCCCACGATCCGTCAGAATGACCTCGCCTCCCTTTTTGACCATCTTGAGAAATTTACTCAAATGGATTTTTGCATCCCGAATGCCGACACTTGTCGATTGCATAAGAACCTCCAACATAGTTATTATAATTATCTTCGATTGTGGTTATTGTAACCACATTGTACGTATTTTGTCAAGAAGGAAAAGTTGGAATTTTAAATCGAGGGATTAAGTCGAGGGGTAACTTGCCCATTTCGATATCAGGTATTTCCGGGAACTTCATATCTATTTCTTGACATAGTGATGTTGTAGTTATAATCAGGTTTCGCGGCTAGAATTGACGTATGGGATTTCCTTGCCATAGAACTTAGCGTGGATAATACGAAAGATGGGCTTAATGTGGAGAAATAATGAACGAAAAGAATATTGTGAAAATTGCGGCAGAATTAAAACTTAGAGAAAAACAGGTGCTGGCGACTGCCCGGCTTCTGGACGACGGTGCCACAGTGCCGTTTATAGCCCGGTATCGAAAGGAAGCAACGGGCGAGCTGGACGAAGTAAATATTATCAACATTCGTGACCGGCTGGAGCAGCTTCACGAACTTGAGAAGAGACGGGAATCCATTCTTAAATCCCTGGAGGATCAGGGTAATCTAACGGATGATCTGAAAGTAAAGGTAGAGATAGCTGAAACGCTGGCTATTCTGGAAGATATCTACCTGCCATACCGGCCGAAGCGCCGCATCCGTGGTATGATGGCAAAAGAGAAGGGACTCGAACCCCTGGCGAATAAAATTTTCGAGCAGGGTGACATCGACCCGCATGCCGAAGCGACGGCTTTTGTTGATTCAGAAAAAGGCGTGGAGAATATTGAAGATGCCCTTGCGGGAGCACGGGATATTATTGCCGAGTGGATTAACGAGGATGCCGAAGTCAGGTCGGAGCTTCGTGAACTGTTTGTCCGGAAAGCAGTGATAAATTCCAGAGTAGCCAAGGGTCAGGAAGAGGAGGGCATCAAATTCAAGGATTACTATGAGTGGGAGGAACCTGCTTCCACGGCTCCATCACACCGAGTTCTGGCAATTCGTCGCGGAGCCCATGAAGGCTTTCTCATCTTTCATGTCTTTCCGCAAGAGAATGAGGCTGTTGCGGTCCTGGAAAACCGTTTTGTAAAGGATGACGGTCAGGCTGCGGAGCAGGTTCGCCTGGCCGTAAAAGACAGCTACAAGCGCCTTCTTTCACTTTCCATGGAGACGGAAATCCGCCTGGAAATTAAGAAGCGTGCTGAACAGGAAGCGATCAGTGTTTTTGTTGAAAACTTGCGTAAT
This genomic window contains:
- a CDS encoding type II toxin-antitoxin system prevent-host-death family antitoxin, which produces MQSTSVGIRDAKIHLSKFLKMVKKGGEVILTDRGRPVGKIVPIQKEDLSLSERIKHLEDQGLLEACPEKGRKKVPAPIPVPDDIAQRFLREDRENG
- a CDS encoding nucleotidyltransferase domain-containing protein, whose amino-acid sequence is MVDTEIKQIIKRFVDALVKKGVRIDQVILYGSYASGNVHSDSDLDLAIISPDFGKDRFEEGKLLLQTAWRVDPRLQPVPISSEAFEKNTWVPLIHEIREKGIEIKAA
- a CDS encoding type II toxin-antitoxin system VapC family toxin, with the protein product METIIIADTDVIIDYFADIEPVASTVASLIDKDCLALTSVTVFELYAGITGTKRLKQINDLVSIMPVLPLEKSDAATAAQIYTDLKQAGNLIGNQDILIAGICITHDLPLMTRNTEHFSRIPRLKLFG
- a CDS encoding AbrB/MazE/SpoVT family DNA-binding domain-containing protein, producing MESVITKKGQVVVPVKLRKKYGIDTGTKVAWIDTGTVIKVIPIPKDPVGALRGCSEGEELTKGLLRDREEDKKLEG
- a CDS encoding type II toxin-antitoxin system VapC family toxin, whose amino-acid sequence is MDDDFRVIYWDTSAILSVLFKDRHSNTAQKWVHEEGVHFISTLAYAEACAVIARMQRESVVADILAQASFETLDKGPWRRLAAWPEWIIVQSLSAKWPLRGTNLWHLATAKSIQKEIPELFLLTFDARLQKAAKGEGLVSTIK
- a CDS encoding Tex-like N-terminal domain-containing protein, which produces MNEKNIVKIAAELKLREKQVLATARLLDDGATVPFIARYRKEATGELDEVNIINIRDRLEQLHELEKRRESILKSLEDQGNLTDDLKVKVEIAETLAILEDIYLPYRPKRRIRGMMAKEKGLEPLANKIFEQGDIDPHAEATAFVDSEKGVENIEDALAGARDIIAEWINEDAEVRSELRELFVRKAVINSRVAKGQEEEGIKFKDYYEWEEPASTAPSHRVLAIRRGAHEGFLIFHVFPQENEAVAVLENRFVKDDGQAAEQVRLAVKDSYKRLLSLSMETEIRLEIKKRAEQEAISVFVENLRNLLLSSPLGQKTVLAIDPGYRTGCKVVCLDPQGKLMHNDTIFPIQPQNRTDESAGKLKTLVEKFNIEAIAVGNGTGGRETEAFCKNIDFGRHVTVVMVNESGASVYSASKTAREEFPDYDVTVRGAVSMTLLI
- a CDS encoding PIN domain-containing protein translates to MKGDLFLPDTSAILTMMDNEEGADVVENILRTKDILLPAIVLFEIYYTTIQNKGIEIAESRYATVKSIKANHIAELHEPVLLKGGELKARHKISLADSIIAAYALVYKATLVHKDPEFEAITEVNQIKLPYK